The genomic stretch CAAAAGTGGTATTTTACCTCAAAATCCAAAAGTGCACTAAAGTAACTTCAAAACCATGTAAAATGGTATTCCAAAGAGGTTTTTCGCCTCAAAGCATCTCTAAAATAAGAATACTCAAATTTCAAAGTGAGGTTGTCAACCTCAAAAATTCTAAAATAACTATGTTCTGAACTACGTTTGACTTGATTCCTCTAAAGTATACATAGGCAACTTAGTCACTAAAACTAAGTGTAGTCACATGAACCAcaaattcccaaaattctcaaatatcaAGCACAACTCTCGAAATTCCATAAAAGGTAATTCACCTCGGAATTTTTCCTAACTTCCAAAACACTAAATGATTCCATAATATGGTCATCTGCTGGAATTTCATAAATTTCTAAAAATACCATGAATTCCAATGAATGGTCATTTACCGAAATTCTTCCActtattttccaaaatatctattTAGAACTACAAGTGACTTGATCCTTCATAAAGAAGGTATGTAGGTAGCTCAGTCACTCAAATTTACTAAGAGCAGTCACAATTCTAAATTCCTCAAAATTTTCCCAAAATTACACAAGTACTTAATATCATCATAATTGGAATCAAAAGgttttcctttaaataaaaagGGTAGTAATTAAGAGTGttgatgtaatgccctggttaccccagaatagttacggtgaatagtgaaccggaaatttgactcactacccgagtcctttggctaaaaacgtgatctaggtactattaacaggttaaggtgaaaaaccagtaaaaaggaaaggatatattccattaagtaaataaattgctcatgagccttttaaaatgtttacaagtagttcgtaatacaaaagagttgctattgtttcaaatttacagtccccgccggcctaagcggcaaaaatagggtaaacccttagtccctctgagaactccttgaccgtggcggtcaagcggccctgtatgtacatcacgtcgcccaagctctccactcaaggctggccaagcttttcctttcctttacctgcaccacatagcacccatgagccaaggcccagcaagaaaacatagtaagacatgatataatatcgacaacgatcataataaccattcaggactatcagtccaacaaataggtgacaatagccaaaagtcacagtaatgagcatcgctccctctagccatgtgacgatagggtcaccagggcttaactgataggtgatttctttcataagcttattcaggacaggtgcatggtgattggtcaccaacataaccttcctcacgactctagagtcgaaactatggacaacgtcccttagccacgtgacaaacggtcaccggggtcatacaccttggctataatcatctggtcgtagaccagacaagcacttataagttcttcgaccttagggtcggtcccgcattaatgccatagagccattcaatgcgtgatcatcgactttagagtcggtccctgactagtcagtgtctcaaacaggtattcagcattcactagcatttaacatgcaatccatgttcacataaatcaaccaacatgcctcaatatcaaaccatgcatgtcatatacctatacagggtgcaactgtattcatacactattttcttacctctggttcgagtgagaattattatatgaacgacccctgagaacgatcaacctttaaaattcttgacggtcacctggtcataaccaaattatagaatttatcaataaaaatgataaccgagggttcccaaaccaaatcccagccccccgagacatcaaatactacccaaccgggtactaggtccaaccccgaggcctatggtttgaatccccaagttaAAAACCACATTCTaacaaaattggccttaagggccgcggccctcccctgctgcgcgccctcaaacagagagggctccctgcctgccaaacgccaagggccgcggcgcacccctgctgcgccgcggcgcctagcCCAGAACAGCAACATGCCCACGCACGAACCAGTTTTTTCCCTGTgcgatttcctctcaaaccagtccctcaaaccttcataaaacctcttccaaacatgtaattaaacccccaaataacacccttagctcaccctcatcaaaccccaatcaaactaacactaaaaccccctttgattctcacttcccacatcaaaactctaaggctgaaactaacaatcaaaacagagcatgtataaaaaccagtggctaaagCTCACCTTGGAaccggttttggacctccctcacaagctaaaacaagtctccaatccagcccttaagtttccctagcttgaattccaaccaagaactcaaaactctcaaaggagaagtgaagaagatgatgtacgggaaaggaagaagcaaacccctgtttttgttctgtttattccaCCACCTTCTACAACCACTTAAGTctcatatatccacccctaaaatgaccaaattacccttgtgtcatctaaagcctttcaagctaatctaggggtaaaattggtacttcccgcttacaccgttaatcataattaacgcttcccaattcccgctaatctcaatatcctcaacaccaataattcatatcccgttaccctaaaatccccggtaacgctataaccattaatatcaccccgagactcaccccgagccccgagctcaaacctgttatgaccaaaccgataaatcatgtttaaagatcgtctcatgtcgaaatacccgaaccaacccacattatactgtggtctcacaatatatcattaacacgcaaacaaatattcaattataccctcaacgggccaaattaccaaaatacccctgtaaacaaatgtggactcacatgcacgcatttaacatcatattataatataattctcataaacgtgcataaacacatttaatggcataattaaacagttatggccctcccggccctctaatccagccattaaccataatagggaatccggggcattacagttgactggttttttggtcaactaacacggagttaaaataattaattagagagctttcatttagacaatcaatgaaccataaataaGCCAAGAACCTAATAACTATGAGCAATGAATGATAAAATACACCAGaaattatagaggttcggccccaagaaatgACAATGACCTACTTTCTCTTTAATTTGTATTGATCtttaaggtttacacaagatgacCAGTGAAAATAAGTACGATTCTAAGTGTAAAAACAATACAGAATGGCAGAAATCACTGCTAAGTGTTCCTAGCAGACTGGTCGGTATATTTCTGGTGCTAGTCGGTAGGCTAAAAATCTCCTCCCTTCCACAATGGTGGATGACTTGTATTTATATTGTGCCCAACGCCCAGGAAGTTGCGCCTGCATCGTAATTGCTGGAAAATTTCCCTTCCTTTTCACGGGTAGTTGCAGTCCAATTCTTCAGGAGTTCGATCGAGTTTTCAGGTGAACTGTTAGGCGTGAGGAGGATGTAACTGACTTCATCTGACCAGGTATACCGGGTTTCCTGGAGAGCATACCGAGCAGCCACTTTTTTGGTAAGCATACCGTGCAATTACTTTCCTGGTGAGCATACCGCGAagtaattgttattcatttagcAAGTGTGCTCTCTCCAGCTTGTTTGACTGTTGGATGCCTATGCCGCGTGTCAAGAATATGATGACAGGTGCCCACAATATGATGCCACGTGTCCAACCTTCATGCCATGTCAGCTATgtatatttttgggataacaaagaGGTTATTCTTATAATCTTGGATGGGTCGAACTCAAATTAATAAACTCTTATACGATAAAATTGGCATAGGTGAAATTGTATTTggcattaattttaatatattaaatttgaattttttgtctAACATGATTTTTGGCATGCCTGGTGGGACCcattctccttttcatctccaaatATGATGATTTTACAAATTCAAAATTTGCGTGCTAACCTTTTTGTTTATGTTACAGGAGGAAAATGGCACCACACGTTATTGTTTACTTCCATCAGTTACAAACTATCAACACTAACAATGGATAGAAGCCTAAGAGGAATAAGATTTTGGCCTCATTCTCTATTGGCAGGTTGCTTATCACTTACAGTGTACCCCAACCAATGTTGCACTTGAAAACCACCACTGAAGCTCGGGAAGTTTTTAAAGCCAAGGTTACTAGAGGCACCACCAAAACTTAGGAAGCCTTGAAAGGCAAGGCAACTAAGGGTTTCAAAAAGAGGCAAAATCATTCCATCAAAAGAAACAACGCCAAAATTGCGAAAGCTTTTGCCCCATTGCTTTATGAGGTAGTCAAAACTACCAAAGAAAAATCACTACCAATCATGGGTTACTCAATTAATAATCACAGGGAATCGAACCAACAATTTGTTCAGATTATGATCAATTCTATCCCTATCAACTTGCCCATGGTGGCATCTGTGATGGTCATTTTGGTCGTGGATGAAGAAATTACACCAACTCCCCAAACTTTGAGGATCACCAAGGCAACAAAATCTTCATCTACACCTAGTACTCCCAAAATGTCAAAGCTAGTAAAAGGTGACTCTATTATGCCCAAAGTTGGAATACTAGCAAAATCTGCACAGTCAGAAATTCCAACAAAAAGCTCATCTTGTCATCAAAGACAGCAACAACCACTCATGGAAGAGACTAGGAATCCGTTGGATCACCTGAGATTAGATGGAGGGTTAAAGACACTTTCCTCTTTCCCAAAGAGGGCTAGAAGTTCACATTCGCGAGTTCCTAAAGCAAACCTTTGCTCGTTCTTCAATAAAAGAGAAGGATGGTCAACAACTCAGAAAGGACAAAGTGAATGGGTATTTCTTCCTGGGTACCGGCCCACAAGAGTTGACCAAAATATTGAGTCTACACCCTACACGGGACCTATAACTCGTTCAAGAGCTCGTACTATGAGCAAAACGGGTAATGAAAATCCTTTAAAATCCTCGACTCGAGAAGTGGGAAGTAGTATGTCAGAAGCCTCCATGAATGATACTTATTTCAGTGATCATGAAAAGGTGGTTCCCAATGAGCTCATTTCTCAGTTTGAAGCACTAACAATCGGTAATGATAAAAATATGCTAATGTTAGTAACTTGAGCAATGAGTCTAGAAGAGGAGGTGCAAGAGCTTCACAAGAGATTAGCAGAAAGAGACGAAGAAGTTGCTCGACTTTCTACACAATTAGCACAACAAGCTAATGTTAATGCATCAAAACAAAAAGAGGCTGAAGTTGGGCAAAATCTTCATCCTCAATACCTCCGCCAATCAATGTGCAATCACCATGAGCCGGTGCACAACCATCATCAGATCTGAAAACTTTGACCATGGAAAGTATTTGAGAGTACCAGGCTGCTACAAGCATGCCTATTCTTGgatatcacaaaccttatttgaCCTACTATGATCAAATTCTGTTTCCAGCAAACTACATTAGacaaaaatttgaaaagtttGATGGAATCGAAGGGTCTCCCTATGAACATCTGGCATATTTCACCTCTGCGTGTGGTGAATCCGCTCAGTCAGATGCACTTTTGATCAGACAATTTGTGCAATCACTAAAGGGAGCAGCCTTTACATGGTATGCCCAACTTTCACCAGGGTCCATAAATACCTGGGATGATATGCAAAAGACCTTTTTAGCTCAATTTGTCAATTCAAGAAAGGCGATATACATCCATGATCTGGTGGAAACCAAACAAATGCCTAATGAAAATGCAAACGAATTCATTACAAGATGGAGAAGTCTCAATCTCCAATTTCTGGAAAGGCTATCGGAACAAGCTGCAGTTTCGATGTGTGCTAGGAACCTCAACCCTGAGGTTCCCACTTTTGTTGGCACAATAGAGCCTAAAACCTTGAATGAGCTACTGTCAAAAGCATGTAATGTGGAGATTCAAATTGCTTAGCAAAAGGGTGGCTTGCAAAAGTCCTACCCAAAAATTGATAACAAAAGGGCACCGAAGAAAGGGGAGTCAATGGCCACCTTTGTTAATGCTGACAATAATAAGGATAGGGAAAAAATGTGAGAGCCACCAAAGAAATTAACTctcaaagaaagaaaagaagtcaAAAATTCATTTGGTGATGAAGATGTCGAACAAATTTTTGATGAGTTAATAAATTCCAAAGCTATTAAGCTCCCCGAGCCTAAAAGACCTAACGAAGTCAACAAGATTAATGATCCAAATTATTGTCGATATCACAAAATTGTCAGCCATCCGATGAAGGATTGTTATGTCCTCAAAAACATCATTGAAGgcattattaaaagaaaagagatcGAGATAGATTCTTCTTTTGCAAAAGCAACTACGAATGCAACTTCATTAATTAAAAATGACCAACTGTTACATAGAGATGTAATTTCTGTAGCATTTGAAGTTGATAAAGAAGTTACAATAGTTCCAGCTCATTCCGAGATGCCAAAGTCAGGTAATCCAAATATTCCTACTTTGTATGAACTTATGACGGAACCAATATGGAGTTGTGGGACGACTGGTCCGATAGTGAAGAAGAGTTAGAAAGTACGTGGTAGACATGCTCTCGAAAAAAATCTACTAAAGTACAAGGTTCATccttaacaaaaaaaatttcctCTGAAAGATCTGGAGTCAAATTTTGGGGCAAAGCGAGACCAAAGAAGAACGACAAAAAGAAAAAGGCCAAAAAAAAAAGGCCTATCCATAAAGAGGATGAACACAAGTAAAGAAGAAATTTCATAACTCTAGAAGAGTTCATGCCAGAGAAGCTGCGTAAATATGACTATCACTCATAATGAGGATTAAGTGTTGAGTTGTTGCATGGCTATACTTACAGAAGAAATCATAATTCTGACTTATTGGAAAATGAAACTGAGGTAGATGAGATTACTATACAAGACATGCACAGGAAAATCGTTGAAAAGAAGCAAAAGAGCTTGAAAAAGCTAAGCATGATATTCAATTCGGAAAACCTTCATCCTCGATCAATAAAGAAATATGCAGTGATAGTCGCCAAAGCAAAGGTAATGGTGATCACGAGATGATGCGAGCAATATATGACATGTTGGCTCATTTAAAACACATCCCTGCTCTTTTGAGTGTCTACGATGCTTTACAAATGTTTCCTGAGCATAGAAATGCTCTGGTCGTTGCATTAACAAGTCCTGAATTTTATACGGAGCAGATAGAGCCCATTAAACCTACGCCACTTGAGGGAAATGCTTCTTGTATGATATGCATTACTTTTGATGATGAAGATCGTCAATTGGGAGCCACTTTGCATAATCGACCTCTCTATGTGACAGGTATGATTGCCAATATTCGCGTAAGTCGCAtcatgttggattgtgggtcagtTGTTAATGTACTTCCTGTAAAAACTTTGAAAGATGTTGGTTTGCAACCACGTCAATTATCTCCATCATCATTAACAATCCAAGGATTCAACCAAGTTGGAGAAAAAGTAAGGGGAAGTATCATATTAAAAGTTGAAATAGGCGAATTAAAATCTGAGGCCCTATTTCATGTTATTGACTCTGATACATCCTATAACGTGTTGTTAGGGTGACCCTGGCTTCATGAATATGGAGTCATTCCTTCAACACTTCACCAATGTTTCAAGTTTTGCAAATGAGGAAAAGTTAAAACGGTTAATGCAGACCCAAATCCCTTTTATGGGGAACAAGTGAATTACACTGATGCAAAATTTTACAAGCCAACTAATGTCACTATATTGAAAGGGAAACCTAAGGAAACAAAATGTTATCCCAAACAATTTGAGGGCTCAACCTCACAAAAATCCCTATAAATCAAACAATTACCCCCTATGAAATCTTCTCAAAAGGAAGAGGAGAATTTAAAGGTGACTTGTCAAAAAAGAATCTTTAAATATACTCCTAAAAGTGAACGAGGAGTGGGGCAAAAAGCATTAACACCTATTGAAGATACAGTGACAACCCTGATGACGAGTTTCACCTTATCATTACGAAAGATTGATCAATCACTTCCCAATGGAAAAATGCAAATATCAATAACTTCTGGTAAAAATGTCAAAACAAACAAAATGCCTGTTACTCTAAACAAAAGATCCTCAACTGCTGTAACTCCAAAAGCCTTCAAgatggaaaagaaaaaaaattccatGTTAAGAAACAAAAACGAATCACAATTCATCAAAATAGTGATTGTTTAAAGGCCTCATTTGAGCCTGATGAGTTAATAGAAGAGGAACAAAGGATGTTTCTTGGTGATGAAATAAGTACATCGATCCCATGGGTGTCGGTATTCGAAATACTCGAAGTAGGCACATAAACTCCACGAGTGTCAGCATTTGAGAGGCTTGAATTTCCATCGATTTCTCAACCAAATGCATTCAGAAACAGTAAGAAATGGCAGTTAAAACAAAAGAAACATTTGAAAATTACTTCTCGCCAAAATGAAGGGTACGAAGCACAAGAGGATCAAGAAGATGTGGTGCAAGTTAACTGTCTTTCTTTTGAAGAAAGTTTAGTTGTAGATGAAGAAAACTCGAGCTCAAATTCTTCAGAAGATTTTTTAGATATCATTCAACCAGCACCTCAAGAACTAGAAGACAGGGGGCAAGCAACAGTTGATAATTTAACAGAACTCAATCTTGGTACTGAGGATGATCCAAAGCCTGTATTTGTCAGCTCATTATTAAGTGAAGAGGGATTGCAAAAGTACAAACAATTCCTTTATGAATACAAAGATGTGTTTTCCTGGGAGTATCAAGATAGCCAGGCTTGGATCCAAATGCTGCAGGACATAGGTTGACAGTATCAAAAGATGTTCCACCTGTGAAACAATCACAAAGAAGAATTCGACCAGAGTTAATCCCAAAAATTGAAGCAGAAATCAACAAATTGATAAGAGTTGGCTTCGTTCAAGAAGTTAAATACCCAACTTGGCTTGCAAACATTGTCCCCGTGTTAAAGAAAAATGGGCAAATTCGTATATGCGTGGATTATCGAGATCTCAACCGTGCCTGCCCAAAAGATGAATTCCCATTTCCCATTACTGAATTGCTAGTAGATGCTACTACCAGATTTAATGCATTATCATTCATGGATGAGttttctgggtataatcaaatcaaaaTGGCACCTGAAGATGAAGAGCTCACTGCTTTTCGAACACCAAAAGGCATTTATTGTTACATATTTATGCCATTTGGGCTTAAAAATGCAGGGGAAACCTACCAAAGGACAATGACCACTGTATTTGAAGACATGCTTTACAATACTATCGAATGTTATGTCGATGATTTGGTGGTGAAAACTAAAGAAAGGAGAAATCATCTTGATGAGTTAAGGCGAGTCTTTAATAGACTTAGAAAACATCAGCTTAAGATGAATCCTTTAAAACGTGCATTTGGGTTAACATAAGGAAAGTTCCTTGGATTCGTTGTTAGACATCGAGGAATTGAAATTGACCCCGCAAAAATAAAAGTGATTTTGGAAATGCCTCCCCCATGCAACTTGCGTCAATTACGAGGACTGTAAGGAAGACTAGCTTATATCCGAAGGTTCATCTCAAACCTATCTGGTAGATGCCAACCTTTCACAAGACTAATGCAGAAAAATATACCATTCATATGGGATGAGGCATGCCAAAATGCTTTTGAAAGTATCAAGCGATACTTGTTACACCCACCAGTGTTGATAGCTCCAATTTTAGGAAAGCCATTGATATTGTATATCACAGCATTAGATCGCTCTTTAGGAGCATTGCTGGCACAAAATAACGAGGATGGAAAAGAAGTCGCCCTTTATTACTTAAGTAGAACTTTGGTAAGGGCATAACATAACTATCCTCAAATTGAAAAGGTGTGCTTGGCTTTAATTTTTGCCATTACAAAATCACAGCATTACTTACCCTCACACACTGTGACATTAGTGTCAAAAGCTAACCCTTTGAGGTACATTCTATCAAAACTCGTGTTGTCTAGACAACTGGCAAAATGGTCCATGATCTTGTCAGAGTTTGAAATCAACTTTGTCCCACAAaaagcaataaaaggacaagcattggctgaTTTTCTAGTAGCGTACCCGATTCCAGACAATATGGAGTTGCATGAGGACCTTCCAGACGAGGAAGTTTTCACAATTGAAACCTCATCTTGGCAACTGTACTTTGATGGGGCAGCAAAAGTGTGAGGCAGGTGCTGGCATTGTCTTTGTGACACCTTTTGGAGGACTGATACCTTACTCTTTTCACATTTTGGCTATATGTACCAATAATGTAGCAGAATATGAAGCGTTAATAATCGGTATCGAAATTGCACTTGAAATGCAAATACAATCACTAGAGGTATATGGCGATTCTCTTTTGATTATCAAACAAATTAATGGTGAATTTGCAGTCAAGCATGAGGCTTTAATTCCTTATCATGAGAAGGCTAAGCATTTGATTGCTCAATTCCAAACTATCACGTTAAATCATGTCCCTAGGTAAAAAAATGGCAAACTTGATGCTTTAGCTAAATTAGCTGCATCACTAACGCTTCCTGGTGAAAGGGATATTCAAATTACAATAGGAGAACACCATTTGTTACCCCAaattatggagaggaaagaagaaaTAAGTACCATAAATTTGGTAACTTTCCTTGAAAATACAAACAACACTGACTGGCGCCAACCAATTTTTAACTATATCCAAAAAGGAGTCTTGCCAGAAGACTTAAAAAAAGGAGTGGATGTAAAAAGAAGAGCTCTTCGGTTTGTTTTCTTCAATGACACGTTGTAGAAGTGTTCTTTTGATGGGATGTTGCTAAGATGTCTTTCAAAAGAAGAGGCGTCACATGCGCTTCAAGAAACTCATGCTGGTACATGTGGTGCACACCAAGCTGGCCCCAAATTGTCAGCTCAATTCAAACGGTTGAGTTACTATTGGCCTACTATGGTTCAAGATGCGATTAATTTTGCCAAATGTTGCAAGTTGTGTCAACTACATGGAGATTTTATCCATCAACCCCCTCAACCACTTCATCCTTCTATATTTTCATGGCCTTTTGAAACATGGGGAATGGATGGCATTGGTCCTTTCACGCCACCATCTTCCAAAATCCATAAATACATCCTAACCGTTACAGATTATTTCTCGAAGTGGGCTAAAGGTGTACCCTTAAAAGAAGTACGTGCAGAAGATGTCGCCAACTTCATAAGAACTCACATAATTTATCGTTATGAAGTTCCATAAAAAATTATATCGGACAATGTTCTTTACTTCAAATGTAAGACACTTGTCAGATTAATGGAGAAGTACAAATTCAAGCATAGTTTTTTAGCCGGTTATAATCCTTCTTCAAATGGCCAAGCAGAAGCATTTAATAAGGTGTTATGCAAAATCttgaagaagatggtaaccaagaACAAAAGGGACTGGCATGAGCACCTCCCAGAAGTTTTATGGGCTTACAGGACCACTGTAAGAACTGCCACTGGCTGTACGCCTTATAGCTTGGTGTTTGGGTCCGAAGCAGTGTTACCCTTGGAGGTTCAAATGCCTTCATTAAGAATCACTACTCAATTAATGACCCCAGAAGAGAATGTGCAAGTCCGTTTAGCTGAGCTCGAGGCATTAGATGAAAAACGACTTGTTGTCCAACAAAAGTTCGAAATATACCAAGCACAAGTAGTTGGGGCATTCAACAGGAAAGTCAAATTCATATGCTTTTTAGTTGACGATTCGGTATTGACCGTAAAAAGACTGGTTGTTATAACTAGAAGGATGAAAGGAAAATTTGAAGCTAAATGAGAAGGGCCATATGTTGTTACTAAAGTCTTCTTAAGAGGGACATATGAACTTTCTGATTCAAAAGGCTGATGCATTTACCCATGTGTAAATGGAATGTTCATCAAGAAGTtctattgttaaacaaaaaaaggTTTTCACATAATGTGTAGACCGCACACTGATAAAAAAAAGTGTGCAATGAACTACGAAAGGCTTGATCCCACTTCGGGTACATAGGCAATCTATTTTATAACTAGGCCCaggcacaaaaaaaaaaatacaaatcataaaaaaaaaaagaactacgAAAGGCTTGATCCCACTTTGGGTACGTAGGCAACCTAGTTTATAAAGTTTATAACTAGGCCTAGccacaaaaaaaatacaaatcatcaaaaaaaaaagaactacgAAAGGCTTGATCCCATTACGAGTACGTAggaaatctatatatatatatatatatagatgcaaCCACAAAATCAAAATAACAAAAACATCCATTTCTAAATGAAAATGTTAATATCCAAATAACAAAGCTACTATCAGGATCTAAtactaaaaaaacaaaacaaaattctaaattctaaatgATGATGACTAAGGTCTTCAATCTGACTTGAGAAATAAAGTCATAGCATTGTGGACTTTATGGAACTCTTCTTGTTGAATCTTGATTGTGTCGTTCTCTCTTTCAATTTAATAGAATCGTTCCATGTCAACATTGAGCTTGGATCGTTTAATGTCTTTGTCAATATGCTGATGATCCTTCAAGGAGGTTTTAAGACTAGAAAGGTCTTTTTCAAGGGATGCCTTTTCAGTCTCATAATCAGTCCTTCTTCGTTGTAACTCTAATTCGGCGGCGATAATATCTGTTTCCTTGGCCGTAAGATCCTCCAAAGCTTTTTGCTTGTTTGATACAGGTTTAGACAAGTTGTCCATGGTAGTCAAATTTTCTTCGTCATGACCAATTATATCACGGATAAAAGAGGAGTTGATATCTTTGCCATCTTTAATTACCTTGGTAGCTtctaaatatttttcatttaagcCAAATGAATTATGGACAAAACTGATAAACCAAGCAATCTCTGGTGGCTCAAAATCCACTGACTTACAAACATAACTCAATACATCAAGCTCCTTAATCACTTTAGCACTATGCTTCAAAATGTCTTGTGTCGACTGAGAAGGGAATTACAAGTGAAGTATGGTCCTCATGATACCAATTATAAAGACTTTGCTATGTTCTTCTAAGTTTGAGTTGGTG from Humulus lupulus chromosome 5, drHumLupu1.1, whole genome shotgun sequence encodes the following:
- the LOC133779727 gene encoding uncharacterized protein LOC133779727, whose protein sequence is MQKNIPFIWDEACQNAFESIKRYLLHPPVLIAPILGKPLILYITALDRSLGALLAQNNEDGKEVALYYLSRTLHYLPSHTVTLVSKANPLRYILSKLVLSRQLAKWSMILSEFEINFVPQKAIKGQALADFLVAYPIPDNMELHEDLPDEEQKCEAGAGIVFVTPFGGLIPYSFHILAICTNNVAEYEALIIGIEIALEMQIQSLEKCSFDGMLLRCLSKEEASHALQETHAGTCGAHQAGPKLSAQFKRLSYYWPTMVQDAINFAKCCKLCQLHGDFIHQPPQPLHPSIFSWPFETWGMDGIGPFTPPSSKIHKYILTVTDYFSKWAKGVPLKEVRAEDVANFIRTHIIYRYEVP